Proteins from a genomic interval of Leptospiraceae bacterium:
- a CDS encoding SpoIIE family protein phosphatase, with protein MKFKLVFLLFYSLIQLQIAAFPISIRDNWFIKEGIDLNYSTDPSSWQNFKELSIRSTDIKNLSDKNIVELSFFKQVEIPEEDYKKLAESVSILIPYISNAYDIYFNGEKIASGGVVVNEKFVRYEFRRNLVVKIPSPLIKVGSNEIYIIIKGVQGEEIAVYGDSNTAIDFHEKNLARISERISLMLLFLYAFIGFYHLLLFIKRTKEKYNFYFGSFCIMLSIYLFTRSTSIYEFGFDSMFITRVEYFFLFFFAPFFVAFFENFIQGKNRIITKISFGVSFLLAAPMFFVGIVVAYKLLFIWQLTMLFASGYLLYLMLWGIINKHPDSKRLFFGFMLLLTTGVSDIIGSLAIVKGWGNFSLMQYGFFTFIIGIAAVLANRFLRVHNQVEELNATLEKKVEERTRELQKTLTQVQTLKLQQDGDYFLTTLLIKPLMVNEAISNKIKIEFFIKQKKTFEFKNKTYEIGGDMCIANNIKLRGKNYCVFINGDAMGKSIQGAGGALVLGVVFRSIIERTKIFKPNMELFPEQWLKICFIELQNVFTSFDGSMLVSIVMGLIEETTGALFFLNAEHPWTVLYRDGKAEFLEQQLYLHKVGMLGLDGSLKIQTFQMHPGDSVIIGSDGRDDIMLGMDTDGHRNINEDGDQFLKHVEKGNGELKGITNEILKQGEFTDDYTLIKLAYLEEDNQVIEVNPDFYKLVDQGDISLNQKDQSHAIAAYKKALSIKKDKGVFLKLLDIYYSQKDYKDFIPLCEEYISLNPMDSDYYFKISYAYKFEGNFPIAIDYGECLKLREPLNINNLLNLADINRKIGNFVRANKLLSDVISIDPNNQKAQELHRMLDEN; from the coding sequence ATGAAATTTAAACTAGTATTCCTCCTATTCTATTCACTAATCCAATTGCAAATTGCAGCATTTCCAATTTCGATTCGCGATAACTGGTTTATTAAAGAAGGCATTGATTTAAATTACTCGACTGATCCGTCTTCTTGGCAAAACTTCAAGGAACTGTCAATCAGATCAACTGATATAAAAAACCTGAGTGATAAAAATATAGTTGAACTCAGTTTTTTTAAACAAGTAGAAATTCCAGAAGAGGATTACAAGAAGTTAGCCGAAAGTGTTTCTATTTTAATTCCCTACATTAGCAACGCATATGATATTTATTTTAACGGAGAAAAAATCGCATCCGGTGGAGTTGTGGTTAATGAAAAGTTTGTGCGTTATGAATTTCGTAGAAATCTTGTGGTTAAGATTCCTTCTCCGCTCATTAAAGTTGGTTCGAACGAAATTTATATTATCATCAAAGGGGTGCAGGGAGAAGAAATTGCCGTTTATGGAGACTCTAATACTGCAATCGATTTTCATGAAAAGAATTTAGCGAGAATATCTGAAAGAATTTCACTCATGCTTTTATTTCTTTATGCGTTTATTGGATTTTATCATTTACTCCTTTTTATCAAAAGAACAAAAGAGAAATACAATTTTTACTTCGGATCATTTTGTATTATGTTATCGATTTATTTATTTACTCGAAGTACGTCAATTTATGAATTCGGATTTGACTCTATGTTTATTACTCGAGTGGAATACTTTTTTCTATTTTTCTTCGCTCCGTTTTTCGTAGCATTCTTTGAAAATTTTATACAGGGAAAAAATAGAATTATTACTAAAATTTCTTTCGGAGTATCATTTCTATTAGCCGCTCCGATGTTTTTTGTTGGAATTGTAGTTGCTTATAAATTACTTTTTATCTGGCAGTTGACCATGTTGTTTGCAAGTGGATATTTACTTTATCTAATGCTCTGGGGAATTATAAATAAACACCCAGATTCTAAAAGACTTTTTTTCGGATTTATGCTTTTGTTAACCACTGGAGTATCGGACATCATTGGCTCACTTGCGATCGTCAAAGGTTGGGGAAATTTTAGTCTCATGCAGTATGGATTTTTTACTTTTATCATTGGAATTGCTGCTGTTCTTGCCAATCGTTTCCTCCGAGTTCATAATCAAGTAGAAGAACTCAATGCGACTCTCGAAAAAAAAGTAGAAGAAAGAACAAGAGAATTACAAAAGACTCTCACACAAGTGCAAACTTTAAAACTACAACAAGATGGAGATTATTTTCTTACAACTTTACTCATCAAACCTCTCATGGTAAATGAAGCAATCAGCAACAAAATTAAAATCGAATTTTTTATTAAGCAGAAAAAAACTTTCGAGTTCAAAAACAAAACCTACGAAATCGGGGGCGATATGTGCATTGCGAACAATATCAAACTCAGAGGGAAAAATTACTGCGTATTCATCAATGGCGACGCAATGGGAAAATCCATTCAGGGGGCAGGTGGTGCGTTAGTTCTAGGGGTGGTTTTTAGATCAATCATTGAAAGAACAAAAATATTCAAACCCAATATGGAACTATTTCCAGAACAATGGTTAAAAATTTGTTTTATCGAACTGCAAAACGTATTCACTTCATTCGATGGAAGTATGTTAGTCTCTATCGTCATGGGGTTAATCGAAGAAACCACAGGAGCACTTTTCTTTTTAAATGCAGAACACCCTTGGACAGTTTTATACAGAGATGGAAAAGCAGAATTTTTAGAGCAGCAACTTTATTTACATAAAGTGGGGATGCTTGGATTGGATGGAAGCCTCAAAATACAAACATTTCAAATGCATCCCGGTGATTCGGTAATCATTGGGTCAGATGGACGCGATGATATTATGCTCGGAATGGACACAGATGGTCATCGTAATATAAATGAAGATGGAGATCAGTTTTTAAAACACGTTGAAAAAGGAAACGGTGAACTGAAAGGGATAACGAATGAAATTTTAAAACAAGGAGAGTTTACGGATGATTATACGCTAATTAAACTCGCCTACTTAGAAGAGGACAATCAGGTAATAGAAGTTAACCCTGATTTTTATAAACTAGTAGACCAAGGAGATATTAGTTTAAATCAGAAAGATCAATCTCACGCAATTGCGGCATACAAAAAAGCATTATCCATCAAAAAAGACAAAGGGGTATTTCTAAAACTTTTAGATATATATTATTCCCAAAAAGATTACAAGGATTTCATACCGCTTTGTGAAGAATATATTTCCTTGAATCCAATGGATTCTGATTATTACTTTAAGATTTCGTATGCCTATAAATTCGAAGGAAACTTTCCTATAGCAATTGATTACGGAGAATGTTTAAAACTAAGAGAACCTCTAAATATAAATAACTTACTCAATCTTGCTGATATCAATCGCAAAATAGGAAACTTTGTAAGAGCAAATAAACTTTTATCTGACGTTATATCCATAGACCCAAATAATCAAAAAGCACAAGAACTACATAGAATGTTAGATGAAAATTAA
- the rsgA gene encoding ribosome small subunit-dependent GTPase A produces MNLEQSTSTVKENFIISKIYGAYYEIYSSKFGFKRAVLKGKLRLNKSEERHPFVVGDRIQAENEPEEKGDWVILSKEERISFLTRQSSNSDKHILCANVDFVAIIASLAGPETKDGFIDRSITACYHSNVKPIIIFNKKDLVTEEKLYERIEKYENLGYKVFPITCTDQESIKELLSGLQNKITYLVGNSGVGKSSLINLITSNSEQKTNEISHSTQKGKHTTTNSSLIVINPTTILIDSPGIKEWGLLHLTKGDILSTFPELAKYKKKCKVGECCNANNNCLMIEKIGKLDEERAKSLESMLEGLEVPYRIRVGNLKSGKLRRQKKNRHWE; encoded by the coding sequence ATGAATTTAGAACAATCAACTTCTACTGTCAAAGAAAATTTTATTATCTCCAAAATTTATGGAGCATATTATGAAATTTACTCATCCAAATTCGGATTCAAACGAGCAGTATTAAAAGGAAAACTAAGACTAAACAAATCAGAAGAAAGACATCCATTTGTTGTAGGAGATCGAATTCAAGCGGAGAATGAACCAGAAGAAAAGGGAGATTGGGTAATTCTTTCAAAAGAAGAACGAATTAGTTTTTTAACCAGACAAAGCAGTAATTCCGATAAACATATCTTATGTGCAAACGTAGACTTTGTTGCGATTATTGCATCTCTTGCAGGTCCCGAAACAAAGGACGGTTTTATCGATCGAAGTATCACTGCCTGTTATCATTCAAATGTTAAACCTATTATTATTTTCAACAAAAAGGATTTAGTAACAGAAGAGAAGTTATACGAAAGAATTGAAAAATACGAAAACTTAGGTTATAAAGTTTTTCCTATTACTTGCACAGACCAAGAAAGTATTAAAGAATTACTTTCAGGACTTCAAAATAAAATAACCTATTTAGTCGGCAATTCAGGTGTTGGAAAATCGAGTTTAATAAATTTAATCACCAGCAACTCTGAACAAAAGACAAATGAAATTAGCCACTCCACACAAAAAGGGAAACATACAACTACGAATTCAAGTTTAATCGTAATTAACCCCACAACCATACTAATTGATTCTCCTGGAATCAAAGAATGGGGACTACTCCATCTAACAAAGGGAGACATACTTTCTACATTTCCGGAACTTGCAAAATACAAAAAAAAATGCAAAGTGGGAGAATGTTGTAATGCGAATAATAACTGTTTAATGATAGAAAAAATAGGAAAGTTAGATGAAGAAAGAGCTAAAAGCCTTGAATCTATGTTGGAAGGATTAGAAGTTCCTTATCGAATTCGAGTAGGAAATTTAAAAAGTGGAAAACTAAGACGACAGAAAAAAAATAGACATTGGGAGTAG
- a CDS encoding GHKL domain-containing protein: MKFKEKINTVTLISFFTLVVITGIQYTLLFFYFIQLGFHPTFIQSGIQISIIFLLNLFGSAITVLYRKKKEKIKFEIIMREEQDRIREIAYITTLGNLKNNLFRMNQTSKICQTLNAFLEDVFKVKHSIVYLWSDEDGAFAPMPVSQMSNRFFVYDPFMLWLTDNDQILTREHFNKAPGYADIREDAIRILDAANAEIIIPLTINASLLGILFLGEKQDSTYMSAEDLDRLYEIKSTSVMSLSNAIFYARSIALTENLENKVRERTKALEETQAQLVMSEKMASLGVMVAGIAHEINTPAGVIHGSAGNMEENLHYLIVRFPEVVKYFGNEEFAKNYITFLDIMVTESNRNSLESKDRFKLKREMRDDISKSGIDPLLADDLASFIVEKNFVEKKELLLEIIKVGGRDILELLKRTSHLNLNLRNINYAIKNIVRIVRALKYYSHLDQASYVEADLIEGIENTLIIVHNQIKLGVTVERNFKEIPLVPCNLDELNQVWTNIIQNAIQAMKGKGTLKISSYLEKPYVCIEFQDSGPGIKPEILDRIWDPFFTTKDQGEGSGLGLGIVKGIVEKHKGKISATSKPGETRFKIQLPYQN; this comes from the coding sequence ATGAAATTTAAAGAAAAAATAAACACAGTGACTCTTATCAGTTTTTTTACTTTGGTTGTAATTACTGGGATTCAGTATACACTGCTCTTTTTTTATTTTATTCAATTGGGGTTTCATCCTACCTTTATTCAATCTGGTATTCAAATTTCTATCATATTTTTATTAAATCTATTTGGGAGTGCTATCACAGTTTTATACCGAAAGAAAAAGGAAAAAATAAAATTCGAAATTATCATGCGCGAAGAACAAGATCGGATTCGAGAGATTGCATATATCACTACACTTGGTAATCTAAAAAACAATCTATTTCGAATGAATCAAACAAGCAAAATTTGCCAAACACTGAATGCATTTTTAGAAGATGTTTTTAAAGTGAAACATTCTATTGTATATTTATGGTCAGATGAAGACGGTGCTTTTGCTCCTATGCCAGTTTCACAAATGTCGAATCGTTTTTTTGTGTATGACCCATTTATGCTTTGGCTAACGGATAATGATCAAATTTTGACAAGGGAACATTTTAATAAAGCACCGGGTTATGCAGATATTAGAGAGGATGCTATTCGAATTTTAGATGCAGCAAATGCAGAAATAATTATCCCTCTCACTATCAATGCTAGTCTTTTAGGAATTTTATTTTTAGGAGAAAAACAGGATTCAACATATATGTCAGCAGAGGACTTAGACCGTTTGTATGAAATAAAATCAACTTCGGTAATGTCTTTGTCTAACGCAATTTTTTACGCTAGATCGATTGCTCTCACAGAAAATTTGGAAAACAAAGTTAGGGAAAGAACTAAAGCGTTAGAAGAAACACAAGCACAGTTGGTTATGTCTGAAAAAATGGCGTCTCTTGGTGTAATGGTAGCAGGTATAGCACACGAAATCAATACTCCCGCCGGAGTAATTCATGGGTCAGCAGGTAATATGGAGGAAAATCTGCATTATCTGATTGTACGGTTTCCGGAGGTTGTTAAGTATTTTGGAAATGAAGAGTTTGCAAAAAACTATATAACTTTTTTAGATATAATGGTAACTGAATCAAATCGAAATAGTTTGGAGTCAAAAGACAGATTTAAACTGAAAAGAGAGATGCGGGATGATATTTCAAAGAGCGGCATAGACCCATTACTCGCTGATGATCTAGCCAGTTTCATAGTAGAAAAAAACTTTGTAGAAAAAAAAGAATTATTATTAGAGATTATAAAAGTTGGTGGGCGAGATATTTTGGAACTTTTAAAACGCACTAGCCATTTAAATTTAAATTTAAGAAATATAAATTATGCCATTAAAAATATAGTACGAATTGTAAGGGCTTTAAAATACTATTCTCATTTAGACCAAGCAAGTTATGTCGAAGCCGACTTGATTGAAGGAATTGAGAATACTCTAATTATAGTTCATAACCAAATTAAGTTAGGAGTTACTGTAGAGAGGAACTTCAAAGAAATTCCGTTAGTTCCATGTAATCTAGACGAACTCAATCAAGTTTGGACAAATATTATCCAAAATGCAATTCAAGCCATGAAAGGAAAAGGTACACTAAAAATATCATCCTACTTAGAAAAACCTTATGTATGCATCGAATTTCAGGATAGCGGACCCGGAATAAAGCCAGAAATATTGGATAGAATTTGGGATCCGTTTTTTACAACTAAAGACCAAGGTGAAGGCTCAGGGCTTGGTTTGGGCATTGTAAAGGGAATTGTAGAAAAACACAAAGGCAAAATTTCTGCCACTTCCAAACCCGGAGAAACTAGATTCAAGATTCAACTACCGTATCAAAATTAA
- a CDS encoding 1-acyl-sn-glycerol-3-phosphate acyltransferase produces the protein MQPFIPATFNLALNWTADLLFPVLLKAVQNINEVVITDEDKAMLRSLKKDRLLFFTNHPTTAEPPIAYHIANIMGTRFKFMASRQVFEWNGGMVGKVISGIGAFSVIAGIPDRESLKAARNALAAREGKLVLFPEGEPTSGENDNLMPFQPGLAQLGFWGYEDAKKIDPNADVTVLPGFMKYVIDATEKEIRTDLEDSIKKLEKHYSIDPGRKNMLRRFLTVGRYMMEEAEREYNIKDGDKHDFDYRVGRIRHAILDNCADKFQIKGYKRDDDAIHKLRHLFAVMEMVMIKYPDDTLPKLSNQEMEWFKRECVKAFDFIAIKGDYLASNPTPERFYEWLARYESYVFGKIPRALGGEAAHLPRKAYITFKKPFHLSEYYGEYKTKKRGAIDSMMARLRVDMQELLDASMYLSRPMVKPFDTESLVD, from the coding sequence ATGCAACCATTCATTCCAGCCACCTTTAATCTCGCACTCAATTGGACTGCCGATTTATTATTTCCCGTATTACTTAAAGCCGTGCAGAACATCAACGAAGTTGTAATTACTGACGAAGATAAGGCGATGCTTCGTAGTTTAAAGAAAGATAGACTTTTATTTTTTACAAATCATCCAACAACCGCCGAACCACCCATTGCGTATCATATTGCGAATATAATGGGAACTCGTTTTAAGTTTATGGCATCCAGACAGGTATTTGAATGGAATGGGGGAATGGTAGGAAAAGTAATTTCTGGAATAGGAGCCTTTTCTGTTATTGCAGGAATTCCAGATAGAGAATCATTGAAAGCGGCAAGAAATGCGTTAGCTGCTCGTGAAGGCAAACTTGTATTATTCCCAGAAGGAGAACCAACTAGTGGGGAAAACGACAATTTAATGCCATTTCAACCCGGACTTGCTCAACTTGGGTTTTGGGGATACGAAGATGCAAAAAAAATAGATCCAAATGCAGATGTAACAGTTCTTCCTGGATTTATGAAATATGTAATTGATGCAACTGAAAAAGAAATCAGAACTGATTTGGAAGATTCAATTAAAAAACTCGAAAAACACTACAGCATAGATCCTGGTCGTAAAAATATGTTACGTAGATTTTTGACCGTTGGTCGCTATATGATGGAAGAGGCAGAAAGAGAATACAATATTAAAGACGGCGACAAACATGATTTTGATTATCGTGTAGGTAGAATACGTCATGCGATCTTAGACAATTGCGCTGATAAGTTTCAAATCAAAGGTTACAAAAGAGACGATGATGCGATTCACAAACTTCGTCATTTATTTGCCGTAATGGAAATGGTTATGATTAAATATCCAGACGACACACTTCCAAAACTTTCCAATCAAGAAATGGAATGGTTCAAACGGGAATGTGTAAAAGCATTTGACTTCATTGCGATTAAGGGAGATTACCTCGCATCGAATCCTACGCCAGAACGTTTTTACGAATGGCTTGCTCGTTATGAATCCTATGTATTTGGAAAAATTCCTCGTGCATTAGGAGGAGAGGCGGCTCACTTGCCTCGCAAAGCATACATCACTTTCAAAAAACCTTTCCATTTATCTGAATACTATGGAGAATACAAAACCAAAAAAAGAGGCGCTATTGATTCTATGATGGCAAGGCTGAGAGTGGATATGCAAGAATTACTCGATGCGTCCATGTATCTCTCACGTCCAATGGTGAAACCATTCGATACCGAGAGTTTGGTCGATTAG
- a CDS encoding SocA family protein, with product MIIVKQKKTEFPYSEEKATQASSFMLELAGGQMEYIHLIKLLYLADRQALGEWSRPITTDRYVSMKDGIVLSRILDHIKLNDSELWTNHIQKDGYRISITKPFEKYSKLSKADKDVMKQVFEQYKEMDAWTLIEEVIHKLPEWDSSVVEKNTQTPVDLFTLFSKLNFPEDEAKEIIKDIETKTIFPHLNWS from the coding sequence ATGATAATCGTTAAACAAAAAAAAACTGAGTTTCCTTACAGTGAAGAAAAAGCTACGCAAGCCTCCTCTTTTATGTTAGAATTGGCAGGTGGACAGATGGAGTATATTCATTTGATTAAATTACTATACCTTGCTGACAGACAAGCTCTCGGGGAATGGTCAAGACCAATTACTACAGACAGATATGTTTCCATGAAGGATGGGATTGTACTCAGTAGAATATTGGATCATATTAAACTGAATGATAGTGAACTATGGACTAATCATATTCAAAAAGATGGGTATCGTATTTCTATAACAAAGCCTTTTGAAAAATATTCCAAGTTAAGTAAGGCTGATAAAGATGTAATGAAGCAAGTCTTTGAACAATACAAGGAAATGGACGCATGGACTTTAATCGAAGAAGTAATTCATAAACTCCCAGAATGGGATTCCAGTGTTGTAGAAAAAAATACACAAACACCAGTTGATCTTTTCACTCTATTTTCAAAGTTAAATTTTCCAGAAGACGAAGCGAAAGAAATAATAAAAGACATTGAAACAAAAACAATTTTTCCTCATTTAAACTGGTCGTAA
- a CDS encoding N-6 DNA methylase, with amino-acid sequence MITGELKNTVDKLWTEFWTGGVTNPVTVIEQIIYLLFLKQLDAKETSLEIKARRTSGKVNFIFGEKKKHLRWSQFKNKEAESMFKLVRDEVFPFIREFSENSNEIEFAGLMSQANLEIKKPTLLAKTVETVDKIDLSNSDTSGDLFEYVLSKLQTSGINGQFRSPRHIIQMMVEIMEPDAKTKMCDPTCGTAGFIVETLRYLLKKYTSEEAVTVDENGVSHYVGDKFTKEERQHFEKHCFSGFDFDQTMLKISSMNLWLHGIENPHIRYSDTLSKLFTLAEEYDLILTNPPFKGTLAESDINPNLTTETSTKKTELLFLILFLRLLKIGGRAAVIVPDGVLFGTSNAHVTVRKLLIDKNQLEGVISMPSGVFKPYAGVSTAILIFTKGGQTDKIWFYDMEHDGFSLDDKRNPQEENDIPDILESWKHKDDKKFLTKRENRRNALRTELEPLKKELLKQEATINKLTYESVIVSDENESEKKRIELEKAKEKIESLKEQIHHLQKEFNKLSRQFFVHKKDLVKYDLSCSRYRVVEQDEEYYEKPTVTLKRMEELDNAILSRVRELEKMI; translated from the coding sequence TTGATAACAGGCGAATTAAAAAATACAGTAGATAAACTTTGGACAGAATTTTGGACTGGTGGAGTAACAAATCCGGTAACAGTTATTGAGCAGATAATCTACCTACTCTTTTTAAAACAATTAGATGCAAAAGAAACTTCGCTTGAAATCAAAGCGAGAAGAACATCTGGAAAAGTAAATTTCATTTTCGGAGAAAAAAAGAAACATCTCCGATGGTCTCAGTTTAAAAACAAAGAAGCCGAGTCCATGTTCAAACTCGTGAGAGATGAAGTTTTTCCGTTTATCCGCGAGTTCAGTGAAAATTCCAATGAAATAGAATTTGCAGGTCTTATGAGTCAGGCAAATCTTGAAATCAAAAAACCAACTCTTCTTGCAAAGACGGTTGAGACTGTGGATAAGATTGATTTGTCGAATAGTGATACATCAGGCGATCTTTTTGAATATGTTTTATCGAAACTTCAAACATCTGGTATCAATGGACAATTTCGTTCTCCCAGACATATCATTCAAATGATGGTTGAGATAATGGAGCCAGATGCAAAAACTAAAATGTGTGACCCTACCTGTGGGACTGCGGGTTTCATTGTGGAAACTCTTCGTTATCTTCTCAAAAAATATACTTCCGAAGAAGCAGTCACTGTCGATGAGAATGGTGTTTCTCATTATGTTGGTGATAAATTTACAAAAGAAGAAAGACAGCATTTTGAAAAGCATTGTTTTTCTGGTTTCGACTTCGACCAAACGATGTTAAAAATTTCTTCTATGAATCTCTGGTTACATGGAATCGAAAATCCTCATATTCGTTATTCAGATACTCTTTCAAAACTTTTTACATTAGCAGAAGAATATGATTTAATTCTAACCAATCCTCCTTTCAAAGGAACACTTGCCGAGTCTGATATTAATCCCAATTTAACAACAGAAACTAGCACGAAAAAAACTGAGTTACTCTTCCTAATTTTATTCTTACGACTTCTAAAAATCGGAGGTCGTGCTGCTGTTATTGTTCCTGACGGTGTATTATTCGGAACAAGTAATGCGCACGTAACAGTGCGTAAACTCTTGATTGATAAGAACCAATTAGAAGGTGTTATCTCAATGCCATCAGGAGTCTTTAAGCCTTATGCGGGAGTATCCACTGCTATTTTAATTTTCACAAAAGGTGGACAAACAGATAAGATATGGTTCTACGATATGGAGCATGATGGCTTTTCATTGGATGATAAGCGTAATCCGCAAGAAGAGAATGATATTCCTGATATTTTAGAAAGTTGGAAACATAAAGACGATAAGAAATTCTTAACGAAACGAGAAAACAGAAGAAATGCACTTCGCACAGAGCTAGAACCTCTGAAAAAAGAATTACTCAAACAAGAGGCTACTATTAATAAGCTTACCTATGAAAGTGTAATTGTTTCCGATGAAAATGAATCCGAAAAGAAACGTATAGAACTCGAAAAGGCTAAGGAGAAAATTGAATCTCTAAAAGAACAAATACATCATCTTCAAAAAGAATTTAACAAACTCTCTCGCCAGTTCTTTGTTCATAAAAAAGACCTAGTTAAATACGACTTATCCTGTAGCCGTTACCGAGTCGTTGAACAAGATGAGGAATACTACGAGAAACCCACCGTTACTTTGAAACGTATGGAAGAACTGGATAATGCTATTTTGTCGCGAGTGAGGGAGCTAGAGAAGATGATTTAG
- a CDS encoding restriction endonuclease subunit S, with protein MSTTKKVPLGKVCEIIMGQSPPSEYYNKNKEGLPFFQGKTDFNEIYPTITTYCSKPQKVAEKNDILISVRAPVGPTNVATTKSCIGRGLAAIRAKGIDFKYTLFFLRFNENSLAGKGKGSTFEAINREDLESLEIPLPSLPIQQQIAARLEKADELRRMRRYAIEMSERFLQEVFIDMFGDPVKNPKGWDVVEAGEIFHIQLGKMLDGKQRTGHNLRPYLRNTNVQWNKIDISDLKFMDFEETERNKFLLKRGDILVCEGGEVGRTAIWNNEFLECYYQKALHRLRPKNSNIDFFSEFFTIYMMIAIKKGLLEELSSQVTFTHFTAEKFNELLILNPDQGLLKEYKKFYSHIMNLISQQREALRQSELLFSALLNEAFSE; from the coding sequence TTGAGTACAACAAAAAAAGTTCCATTGGGAAAAGTGTGTGAAATCATTATGGGTCAAAGTCCTCCTTCTGAATATTATAATAAGAATAAAGAAGGACTTCCATTTTTTCAAGGGAAAACAGATTTCAACGAAATTTATCCTACTATTACAACGTATTGCTCTAAGCCTCAAAAAGTAGCTGAAAAGAATGATATACTTATTTCTGTTCGTGCTCCTGTAGGTCCCACGAATGTTGCGACAACTAAGTCTTGCATTGGTCGTGGACTTGCTGCAATTAGAGCAAAAGGAATAGATTTTAAATATACATTATTTTTTTTAAGATTTAATGAAAATTCTTTAGCGGGTAAAGGCAAAGGTTCTACATTTGAAGCAATTAATCGAGAAGATCTCGAATCACTTGAAATCCCCCTTCCCTCCCTCCCTATCCAACAACAAATAGCCGCTCGATTAGAAAAAGCGGATGAACTCAGAAGAATGCGACGTTATGCGATAGAAATGTCCGAGCGATTCTTGCAAGAAGTGTTTATAGATATGTTTGGTGATCCGGTGAAGAATCCGAAAGGGTGGGATGTTGTGGAAGCCGGAGAAATTTTCCATATTCAACTTGGAAAAATGCTCGATGGTAAGCAGAGGACAGGTCATAACTTAAGACCGTATCTTAGAAACACAAATGTTCAGTGGAATAAAATTGATATTTCCGATTTAAAATTTATGGATTTCGAAGAAACTGAACGAAATAAATTTTTATTAAAGAGAGGAGATATACTTGTTTGTGAAGGCGGTGAAGTTGGTAGGACTGCCATTTGGAATAATGAATTTCTCGAATGTTATTATCAAAAAGCTTTGCATAGATTAAGACCCAAAAATAGTAATATAGATTTTTTTTCAGAATTCTTTACAATTTATATGATGATCGCAATTAAAAAAGGATTATTAGAAGAATTGTCTTCGCAAGTTACGTTTACACATTTTACTGCCGAAAAATTTAATGAGCTTTTGATTCTAAATCCAGATCAAGGATTATTAAAAGAATATAAAAAATTTTATTCACACATAATGAACCTTATCTCCCAACAACGCGAAGCACTCCGACAATCCGAGCTATTATTTTCCGCTTTATTGAATGAGGCATTTAGTGAATAA
- a CDS encoding nucleotidyltransferase domain-containing protein, whose translation MLEQNLILQDNFIFLFSQKWKIEEFSFFGSILREDFSNESDIDVMVSFSLEARWSLFDLMDMREELEAQFGRKVDLINKKAVEKSKNPYRKNNILNSYEVVYAKK comes from the coding sequence ATGTTAGAACAGAATTTGATTTTGCAGGATAATTTTATTTTTCTGTTTTCTCAAAAATGGAAGATAGAAGAATTTTCCTTTTTTGGCTCTATTCTTCGAGAAGATTTTTCGAATGAAAGTGATATTGATGTAATGGTTTCTTTTTCTCTTGAGGCAAGATGGTCTTTATTTGATTTGATGGATATGCGTGAAGAGTTGGAAGCACAATTTGGGCGTAAAGTAGATTTAATAAATAAAAAAGCAGTTGAGAAAAGTAAAAACCCCTATCGCAAGAATAATATTTTAAATTCATATGAGGTAGTCTATGCAAAAAAATGA